One part of the Candidatus Bathyarchaeota archaeon genome encodes these proteins:
- a CDS encoding preprotein translocase subunit Sec61beta — protein MGMRKRKKDSGPMPAASAGLLRFFEEETEGIKIRPELLVGMAVTLIVVSVLAKIFF, from the coding sequence ATGGGTATGAGAAAACGAAAGAAAGACTCCGGTCCAATGCCTGCTGCAAGCGCAGGGCTGCTGCGGTTCTTCGAGGAAGAAACCGAAGGCATCAAAATCCGCCCTGAACTTCTCGTAGGTATGGCTGTGACTTTGATTGTTGTGTCTGTTTTAGCAAAAATCTTCTTCTAA